One region of Drosophila teissieri strain GT53w chromosome 2L, Prin_Dtei_1.1, whole genome shotgun sequence genomic DNA includes:
- the LOC122626393 gene encoding uncharacterized protein LOC122626393, with protein sequence MANNLNSEHSNSAMASSDGNLKSNYSAGSVIDDIISKSLPSQAASTRISFRSLSRIIMTLIKNLKTASSYPVPKDIDYWRNLAQYLEETNKRYEEIIEMQNKRVHTLENRLQTLVNLARETQKMLAEIGAEKRAREEVGHGEHAD encoded by the coding sequence ATGGCTAACAATTTGAACTCTGAGCACTCTAATTCTGCGATGGCTTCCTCGGACGGAAACCTCAAGTCCAACTATTCCGCCGGCTCCGTTATCGATGATATCATATCCAAGTCGCTGCCCTCCCAGGCAGCTTCAACTCGCATCTCATTTCGATCTCTGTCCAGAATTATAATGACTCTGATAAAAAACCTCAAGACGGCATCATCCTATCCTGTGCCGAAGGACATCGACTACTGGCGTAATCTTGCCCAGTACCTTGAGGAGACCAACAAACGCTATGAGGAGATCATCGAAATGCAGAACAAGCGAGTCCATACCCTGGAGAACAGACTCCAGACCCTGGTCAACTTGGCTCGCGAGACCCAGAAAATGCTGGCCGAGATTGGGGCCGAGAAGCGGGCCAGAGAGGAAGTTGGTCATGGCGAGCACGCCGATTAG
- the LOC122626391 gene encoding polypeptide N-acetylgalactosaminyltransferase 2 → MRRNIKLIVFVSIIWMFVMVYYFQSSTEKVENRALRLREVATAMQQYQDDTSSANAASTARQWAPAGGGAGPGAVAGGAAGSGADDPGGNVILIGSVKDFERNAVHGLKLNGIVALEETSQGLSGGTGGPGGRLPVAPSGRGTEVEYFNEAGYIRAGALRNGEDPYIRNRFNQEASDALPSNRDIPDTRNPMCRTKKYREDLPETSVIITFHNEARSTLLRTIVSVLNRSPEHLIREIVLVDDYSDHPEDGLELAKIDKVRVIRNDKREGLVRSRVKGADAAVSSVLTFLDSHVECNEMWLEPLLERVREDPTRVVCPVIDVISMDNFQYIGASADLRGGFDWNLIFKWEYLSPSERAMRHNDPTTAIRTPMIAGGLFVIDKAYFNKLGKYDMKMDVWGGENLEISFRVWQCGGSLEIIPCSRVGHVFRKRHPYTFPGGSGNVFARNTRRAAEVWMDDYKQHYYNAVPLAKNIPFGNIDDRLALKEKLHCKPFKWYLENVYPDLQAPDPQEVGQFRQDSTECLDTMGHLIDGTVGIFPCHNTGGNQEWAFTKRGEIKHDDLCLTLVTFARGSQVVLKACDDSENQRWIMREGGLVRHYKINVCLDSRDQSQQGVSAQHCNSALGTQRWSFGKYA, encoded by the exons GTGGAAAATCGAGCGCTGCGGCTACGTGAGGTGGCCACCGCCATGCAGCAGTACCAGGACGACACCTCCTCGGCGAACGCCGCCTCCACCGCCCGCCAGTGGGCGCCAGCTGGCGGAGGAGCGGGTCCAGGAGCGGTGGCGGGCGGAGCAGCTGGCAGCGGGGCCGACGATCCCGGTGGCAATGTCATCCTAATCGGTTCGGTGAAGGACTTCGAGCGCAATGCGGTCCACGGCCTCAAGTTGAACGGGATTGTGGCGCTGGAGGAGACTTCGCAG GGTCTCAGTGGAGGAACAGGTGGACCTGGTGGTCGCCTGCCAGTGGCTCCCAGTGGACGTGGCACCGAGGTGGAGTACTTCAACGAGGCGGGCTACATTCGGGCGGGCGCTCTGCGCAATGGCGAAGATCCCTACATCCGGAATCGCTTCAATCAGGAGGCCAGTGATGCGCTGCCCAGCAATCGGGATATACCCGACACCAGAAATCCCAT GTGCCGAACCAAGAAGTACCGCGAAGATCTGCCCGAGACGAGTGTCATCATTACCTTCCACAACGAGGCGAGGTCCACCTTGCTGCGCACCATTGTGAGTGTCCTCAATCGCAGTCCCGAGCACCTGATACGCGAAATCGTCCTGGTCGATGACTACAGTGATCATC CTGAGGATGGTCTGGAGCTGGCGAAGATCGACAAGGTGCGTGTGATCCGCAACGACAAGCGCGAGGGTCTGGTGAGGTCGCGGGTCAAGGGTGCGGATGCCGCTGTGAGTAGTGTCCTCACCTTCCTCGACAGCCACGTGGAGTGCAACGAGATGTGGCTGGAGCCGCTGCTGGAACGCGTTCGCGAGGATCCCACCCGCGTCGTGTGCCCCGTGATCGACGTGATCAGCATGGATAACTTCCAGTATATCGGCGCCTCGGCCGATCTGCGCGGCGGCTTCGACTGGAACCTGATCTTCAAGTGGGAGTACCTCAGTCCCTCGGAGCGGGCAATGCGGCACAACGACCCCACCACGGCCATCCGGACACCGATGATCGCCGGCGGGCTGTTCGTCATCGACAAGGCGTACTTCAACAAGCTGGGCAAGTACGACATGAAAATGGACGTGTGGGGCGGCGAGAATCTGGAGATCTCCTTCCGCGTCTGGCAGTGCGGCGGTAGTCTGGAAATCATACCCTGCAGCCGGGTGGGTCACGTATTCCGCAAACGGCATCCGTACACCTTCCCCGGCGGAAGCGGCAACGTCTTCGCGCGGAACACACGACGTGCGGCGGAGGTCTGGATGGATGACTACAAGCAGCACTACTACAACGCCGTGCCCCTCGCCAAGAACATTCCCTTCGGCAA CATTGATGACCGTCTGGCTTTGAAGGAGAAATTGCATTGCAAGCCGTTCAAATGGTATCTGGAGAATGTCTATCCCGACCTGCAGGCACCCGACCCACAGGAGGTTGGCCAATTCCGACAGGACAGCACCGAGTGCCTGGACACAATGGGCCACTTAATCGACGGCACTGTGG GAATTTTCCCGTGCCACAACACCGGCGGCAATCAGGAGTGGGCCTTCACGAAGCGCGGCGAGATCAAGCACGACGACCTCTGCCTGACCCTGGTCACCTTCGCCCGGGGCTCACAGGTGGTGCTGAAGGCGTGCGACGACTCGGAGAACCAGCGCTGGATCATGCGGGAGGGCGGCCTGGTGCGGCACTACAAGATCAACGTGTGCCTGGACTCCAGGGATCAGTCGCAGCAGGGCGTGAGTGCCCAGCACTGCAACTCGGCACTGGGCACGCAGCGTTGGTCCTTCGGGAAGTACGCGTGA
- the LOC122626392 gene encoding antifreeze protein Maxi — MDEGKKKAGEAAATAAKEAAASAAQAAKAKAAGAKEAAGAAATAAKDKAGAAAAAAKDKAGRAAVSAKDIAGAAAVSAKDKAGAAAASAKDKAGAAAVSAKDKAGAAAASVKDKAGAAAVSAKEKAAGAAVAVQQSASSAAIAVRDKASSAAEYTKERATAAAAATRETATWAASTAKEKSAAAAVAVRAKASATAVTARESVTAAAVAAQDAAAAAKDKVATAATSAAATAKSKVTKPKQDEM, encoded by the coding sequence ATGGATGAGGGCAAGAAAAAAGCAGGAGAAGCCGCAGCCACAGCTGCCAAAGAAGCAGCGGCATCAGCTGCCCAGGCGGCCAAGGCGAAGGCGGCAGGAGCCAAGGAagcggcaggagcagcagccactgcGGCCAAGGACAAGGcaggagcggcagcagcagcagcaaaggaCAAGGCAGGACGGGCGGCAGTCTCAGCAAAGGATATAGCAGGAGCGGCAGCAGTCTCAGCCAAGGATAAGGcaggagcggcagcagcatcagcaaagGATAAGGCAGGAGCGGCAGCAGTCTCAGCCAAGGATaaggcaggagcagcagcagcatcggtAAAGGATaaggcaggagcagcagcagtctcAGCCAAAGAGAAAgccgcaggagcagcagtggcCGTCCAGCAGAGTGCATCCAGTGCGGCCATTGCAGTCAGGGATAAGGCATCGAGTGCAGCAGAATACACGAAAGAAAGAGCCAcagctgccgcagctgcaACAAGGGAAACTGCAACGTGGGCTGCCTCGACGGCCAAGGAAAagtccgcagcagcagcagttgcggTCCGGGCAAAGGCATCTGCAACAGCCGTTACTGCCAGGGAGTCGGTGACTGCAGCGGCAGTTGCAGCGcaagatgcagcagcagcagccaaggATAAAGTTGCCACTGCAGCGACAAGTGCGGCGGCAACTGCAAAGTCGAAAGTAACAAAGCCGAAACAGGATGAAATGTAG